In a single window of the Macrobrachium rosenbergii isolate ZJJX-2024 chromosome 35, ASM4041242v1, whole genome shotgun sequence genome:
- the RpL28 gene encoding large ribosomal subunit protein eL28 — translation MSADLCWLIIRNNHAYLAKKRNVKKPFSTEPMNLKNVNSPRYNGLIHNKMLGIEPAPGGKGIVLSFKARKYQTKPAKNALRTTIKSGPRRALHSIRKFIKGNRYRKDLKMAALRRASAIFRSQRAQPFKKIRRRPRGTKAVKKTE, via the exons ATGAGTGCTGATCTGTGTTGGTTGATCATTCGCAACAATCATGCGTACCTCGCGAAGAAGAGGAACGTCAAGAAGCCGTTCTCCACG GAACCAATGAACCTGAAGAATGTCAATAGCCCTCGTTACAACGGCTTGATCCACAACAAGATGTTGGGCATTGAGCCTGCCCCTGGGGGCAAGGGTATCGTGCTTTCCTTCAAAGCCAGGAAGTACCAG aCAAAGCCAGCCAAGAACGCCCTCAGGACCACCATCAAGTCCGGACCTCGCAGGGCTCTCCATTCCATCAGGAAATTCATCAAAGGAAACCGCTACAGAAAGGATTTGAAAATG GCTGCCCTCCGCCGCGCCTCCGCCATCTTCCGCTCCCAGAGAGCTCAGCCATTCAAGAAGATCCGCCGCAGGCCCCGTGGTACCAAGGCTGTGAAGAAGACTGAGTAa
- the LOC136856420 gene encoding osteoclast-stimulating factor 1-like, which produces MSQPHRPAPPPPPVRKGQVQAFEALGSYKAKRDCELSFEEGDILFVVDRTDANWWQAKIDNKTGYIPSNYVSSDNVKTPIIDAARRGNLELVEECLSAGISVNTLDKSGSSALHAASQGGHVHCVSRLLKEPKIEINLQNKLGDTPLHCAAVRGHVDVVQLLIRQGANATVANRENYTPRQLAKRESVIAAIEEVTVNINHEPLNYDNNEYGIEESEDSDE; this is translated from the exons ATGTCGCAACCACACAGGCCAGCACCACCTCCCCCACCTGTAAGAAAGG GTCAAGTTCAGGCTTTCGAGGCTCTGGGAAGTTACAAAGCAAAACGT GACTGCGAGCTGTCATTTGAGGAGGGAGACATCCTCTTCGTTGTGGACCGAACCGATGCCAACTGGTGGCAGGCAAAGATTGACAACAAGACTGGATACATTCCCAGTAATTATG TAAGCAGCGACAACGTCAAAACGCCCATCATTGATGCGGCCCGTCGGGGTAACTTAGAGTTGGTGGAGGAATGTCTCTCAGCTGGGATTTCTGTGAACACTTTGGACAAGAGTGGATCGTCTGCTCTGCACGCTGCCTCCCAGGGAGGGCACGTACACTGTGTGTCGCGGCTACTCAAAGAACCTAAGATTGAGATTAATTTGCAG AACAAGTTAGGGGATACTCCACTACACTGCGCCGCCGTCCGAGGACACGTAGACGTCGTCCAGTTGTTGATAAGGCAGGGGGCAAATGCTACAGTCGCAAACAG GGAGAACTACACCCCAAGACAACTCGCCAAGAGGGAGTCAGTCATTGCTGCTATAGAGGAGGTCACAGTGAACATAAATCATGAACCTCTCAACTACGACAACAACGAATACGGCATCGAGGAGTCTGAAGATTCAGACGAGTGA